A genomic stretch from Caldisalinibacter kiritimatiensis includes:
- a CDS encoding RNA polymerase sigma factor yields the protein MNEEQIINEIKKGNIDLFQKIVDKYKNKIFSMAYKFTNDYNEAQDLSQEIFLKIYNRIDSFRYDSKFSTWIYSISMNTCLDWKRKRKKMKVIIFSSMDKENKFTLEENIRDEEVLPDEKVIGREMDREVHKIIYELPNIYKTVIIMYHFNNMSYSEISSHLNIPAKTVETRLYRGRRILRDKLSKAEGGGVSIWSAKK from the coding sequence AATGAAATTAAAAAAGGAAATATTGATTTATTTCAAAAGATAGTGGATAAGTACAAGAACAAGATATTCTCTATGGCATATAAGTTTACAAATGACTATAATGAAGCTCAGGATTTATCTCAGGAAATTTTTCTAAAAATATACAACAGGATTGATAGTTTTAGATATGACAGTAAGTTTTCTACTTGGATTTATAGTATATCTATGAATACTTGCTTGGATTGGAAAAGGAAAAGAAAGAAAATGAAAGTGATAATTTTTTCAAGTATGGATAAAGAAAATAAATTTACTCTTGAAGAAAATATACGAGACGAAGAAGTCCTTCCAGATGAAAAAGTAATTGGTAGAGAGATGGATAGAGAGGTACATAAGATAATATATGAATTACCTAATATATATAAGACAGTAATAATAATGTATCATTTTAACAATATGAGTTATTCTGAAATTTCATCACATCTAAACATACCGGCAAAAACAGTAGAAACAAGACTATATAGAGGAAGACGAATATTAAGGGATAAATTGAGTAAAGCAGAAGGTGGAGGTGTAAGTATATGGAGTGCAAAGAAGTAA